In the genome of Populus trichocarpa isolate Nisqually-1 chromosome 6, P.trichocarpa_v4.1, whole genome shotgun sequence, one region contains:
- the LOC7479513 gene encoding thylakoid membrane protein TERC, chloroplastic isoform X2 has product MRLTSVIHNNSIIPLSLKVSPANYTYSVQFSHPHFPSFNSVISKRRGQNSPISCARGTEQEDDLSPSEAVKTSSQTRDDVSKFITSTAPPSVDKAEEKVKGNYKTSIKTVALCVCTAVAFGFGIGLKDGVGKASEFFAGYILEQSLSVDNLFVFVLIFKYFKVPLMYQNRVLSYGIAGAIIFRLSLILLGTATLQRFEAVNLFLATILLYSSFKLFATEEDDSDLSDNFIVKTCQRFIPVTSNYDGNKFITREDGLWKATPLLLTVAVIELSDIAFAVDSIPAVFGVTRDPFIVFSSNLFAILDVSVLIMEYF; this is encoded by the exons atgagaTTAACTTCAGTAATCCACAATAATAGCATCATTCCACTCTCCCTCAAGGTTTCGCCAGCTAATTACACTTATAGTGTCCAATTCTCTCATCCTCATTTCCCTTCTTTCAATTCAG TTATTAGCAAACGCCGTGGCCAGAATTCTCCAATTTCATGTGCAAGAGGCACTGAACAGGAGGATGATCTATCCCCTTCAG AAGCTGTGAAGACGAGTTCTCAGACACGCGATGATGTTAGCAAATTTATTACCTCTACTGCTCCCCCTTCTGTGGATAAAGCAGAGGAGAAAGTTAAAGGAAATTATAAGACATCGATTAAAACTGTTGCTTTATGT GTGTGCACTGCTGTGGCATTTGGCTTTGGTATTGGTTTGAAAGATGGTGTTGGCAAGGCGTCTGAGTTTTTTGCCGG GTATATTTTGGAGCAAAGCTTGTCGGTGGACAATCTATTTGTCTTTGTTCTGattttcaagtattttaaaGTGCCACTTATGTATCAG AATCGGGTGCTTTCATATGGAATTGCTGGCGCAATCATCTTCCGTTTGTCATTGATACTTCTTGGAACAGCTACTCTCCAG agGTTTGAGGCAGTCAACCTATTCCTGGCTACAATACTCCTTTACTCATCTTTCAAG CTATTTGCCACTGAAGAGGATGACAGCGACCTATCAGACAACTTTATAGTGAAGACGTGCCAGAGATTTATCCCTGTCACTT CTAATTATGATGGGAACAAATTCATAACACGTGAGGATGGTTTGTGGAAA GCTACACCCTTACTTCTGACAGTAGCAGTTATTGAGCTCAGTGATATAGCATTTGCT GTTGACTCCATACCAGCTGTTTTTGGTGTTACACGGGATCCTTTCatagttttttcttctaatcTCTTTGCCATTTTAG ATGTATCTGTACTGATTATGGAATACTTCTGA
- the LOC18100257 gene encoding protein MODIFIER OF SNC1 11: MATETENPSTAAAAAITVEDNPSKTLDTAVPASTKPDRVEDSTNTASSTVDSATEGPMQGADNSKSAAPATDTDKKIRRAERFGITVQLSEKEKRNSRAERFGTGSQGPESESDSVKKSEELKRKARAERFGIPVPPTATAEETKKKARHERLAPAPKIDALEENKRKARALRFSQSSSDSLSMNGKGDLEPKAAIAGKAGGGS, from the exons ATGGCAACTGAAACAGAAAATCCTTCAACAGCCGCGGCCGCTGCCATCACCGTTGAAGATAACCCTAGCAAAACCCTAGACACGGCAGTCCCTGCTTCTACCAAGCCAGATCGAGTCGAAGATTCTACCAACACTGCATCATCTACCGTTGACTCAGCTACAGAAGGGCCTATGCAGGGCGCCGATAATTCAAAGAGCGCTGCCCCGGCCACCGACACTGACAAGAAGATCCGCCGTGCTGAGCGGTTTGGAATTACTGTTCAGCTTTCCGAGAAAGAGAAGCGCAATTCTCGTGCTGAAAG GTTTGGCACTGGATCGCAGGGGCCAGAGTCAGAGTCAGACTCAGTGAAGAAATCAGAGGAGCTGAAGAGGAAGGCTAGAGCAGAGAG GTTTGGGATTCCTGTGCCACCCACAGCTACTGCTGAGGAGACGAAGAAGAAAGCTCGTCATGAAAGATTGGCACCGGCTCCAAAAATAGATGcacttgaagaaaacaaaaggaaggcaAGGGCTCTCAG GTTTTCACAAAGTTCATCTGATTCCCTATCAATGAATGGCAAGGGGGATCTTGAGCCA AAGGCAGCTATTGCAGGCAAGGCTGGTGGAGGGTCTTGA